In the Candidatus Zymogenus saltonus genome, one interval contains:
- a CDS encoding NAD(P)H-dependent oxidoreductase subunit E, translating to MSIEISCCNCEACEASEAELFERLDEVLKDYANKPGGLIPVLQIAQGIFGYLPESVLKRICLALNKSYSEVAGVVGFYSFFSTVPRGKHVVRICMGTACYVRGSKKILDTLKNTLGIDVGETTEDKLFSLEVARCFGACGLAPVISIDDEIYKQVKALTVNNILKQYS from the coding sequence ATGTCAATTGAAATATCGTGTTGTAATTGTGAAGCTTGTGAAGCTTCTGAAGCCGAGCTTTTTGAAAGACTGGATGAAGTATTAAAGGACTACGCCAATAAGCCCGGAGGTCTTATTCCAGTGCTTCAGATTGCGCAAGGAATCTTCGGCTACCTGCCGGAAAGTGTCCTTAAGCGGATTTGTCTGGCTCTTAACAAGTCTTACAGCGAAGTTGCAGGAGTGGTAGGGTTTTATTCCTTTTTTTCCACCGTGCCCCGAGGCAAACATGTAGTTCGGATATGTATGGGAACCGCCTGTTACGTGCGTGGGAGTAAAAAAATACTCGATACCCTGAAAAACACTTTAGGCATAGACGTTGGAGAGACGACGGAAGACAAGCTGTTTTCGCTTGAGGTTGCTCGTTGCTTTGGTGCATGCGGTTTGGCCCCCGTGATATCCATAGATGATGAGATATACAAGCAGGTAAAGGC